In Aquimarina spinulae, a single window of DNA contains:
- a CDS encoding cobyrinate a,c-diamide synthase produces the protein MSKAFLIAAPWSNSGKTTLTLGMSRWFSNQGNTVQTFKCGPDYIDTIHHSTAARKSAVNLDTVMMPEEHVNTVFERYSASADISIVEGVMGLFDGAVKDQGSSAAIAKLLDIPVILVVNASAMAYTIAPILHGLKTFDPEVKIAGVIFNFVKTESHYAFLKEACDTVGIPSLGYIPPNEEIAIPSRHLGLHIDGTFENVIEKAASHIATHISLPTLLEYAKVVPKINQETWTSITSEKKYKIAIAKDEAFTFTYLQNLKWLEAIGEILYFSPIHDQKLPEADMIYLAGGYPELYLEMLSDNIAMRNQLKKAADRGVKILAECGGMMYLGNTIIDEEGKEYDMVGIFPFRTSMQNKKLSLGYRKVVCNDLEIWGHEFHYSKVMNDDIIPTVGQVFSAREKEVATKIYQYQNVYASYIHLYWAALEEPIDLCI, from the coding sequence ATGTCCAAAGCATTTTTAATAGCTGCTCCGTGGAGTAATTCGGGAAAAACAACACTTACATTAGGGATGTCTCGTTGGTTTAGTAACCAGGGAAATACTGTGCAAACTTTTAAATGCGGACCCGACTATATTGATACGATTCATCACAGTACTGCTGCTCGAAAATCAGCCGTGAATTTAGATACAGTAATGATGCCCGAGGAACATGTGAATACTGTTTTTGAACGGTATAGTGCGTCTGCCGATATCAGTATTGTAGAAGGAGTAATGGGATTGTTTGATGGTGCAGTAAAGGATCAGGGAAGCTCGGCAGCGATAGCTAAATTATTGGATATTCCGGTAATTTTGGTGGTTAATGCAAGTGCTATGGCATATACGATTGCTCCAATCTTACACGGGTTAAAAACTTTTGACCCCGAAGTTAAGATAGCAGGTGTTATATTTAATTTTGTAAAAACAGAATCACATTATGCCTTCCTTAAAGAAGCATGTGATACTGTAGGGATTCCATCTTTAGGATACATTCCGCCGAATGAAGAAATTGCAATTCCCTCACGTCATTTGGGATTACATATCGATGGTACTTTTGAAAATGTTATTGAAAAAGCAGCCTCACATATTGCAACACATATATCGTTACCAACACTTTTAGAATATGCAAAAGTAGTTCCTAAAATAAATCAAGAAACTTGGACTAGTATAACTTCAGAAAAAAAATATAAAATAGCTATAGCAAAAGATGAAGCATTTACATTTACCTATCTTCAAAATCTAAAATGGCTAGAAGCTATTGGAGAAATCCTATATTTTAGTCCGATTCATGACCAGAAACTCCCAGAAGCAGATATGATATATCTGGCAGGAGGGTATCCCGAATTATATCTTGAAATGTTGTCTGATAATATCGCAATGCGAAATCAGTTAAAAAAAGCTGCAGATCGAGGAGTAAAAATCCTGGCAGAATGTGGTGGGATGATGTATCTGGGAAATACCATTATTGATGAAGAAGGTAAAGAATATGATATGGTAGGGATATTTCCGTTTCGTACTTCTATGCAAAACAAAAAATTATCTTTAGGATATCGAAAAGTAGTGTGTAATGATTTAGAAATTTGGGGACATGAATTTCATTATTCCAAAGTAATGAACGATGATATCATACCCACTGTAGGGCAAGTATTCTCGGCAAGAGAAAAAGAAGTTGCCACAAAAATATATCAATATCAAAACGTATATGCCAGCTACATTCATTTGTACTGGGCAGCGTTAGAAGAACCTATAGACTTATGCATCTAA
- a CDS encoding VWA domain-containing protein encodes MKPKYTYPFTAIPDQEDLKLCLLLNLVDPSIGGVLATGDKGTAKTTMVRGLSQLMGEDFPFVNLPIGATEDRVLGSINLEALINQKTTIVDKGLLSQAHQGFLYIDEVNLLNDYLMDVLLDASATGGYHLEREGISQWMNSRFCLVGTMNPEEGALRPQLLDRFGLSVTIQTPKEMKTRTKIAMQRLSFDSDPIAFYNRFQEEEQIIKNQVISARRILNAIDIPESIQEQCAALTIANQVEGMRADILLLKTARAYAAFYNEKQVTEAMVDSIAPFVLQHRAKEYTPPTDQNKENPSDAENHTPQEESAPQNGQNNNTFQLPKTVQQGLKFSASKATKKQEILLDTQQKLYSVSYPAERQQEISVLQSVQQYLKTGKFRAIYKQATQKAAARIIFLIDTSASMALDQQMAYLKGIIEKTIMSYPLQKIQYAIVGLQDTTAKIIQEFTANTQEISNINHQLKTGGKTNLGAAFLKVYELLRSVNTQTVQLFVFTDGKINAGAENPFQYAITAYKKYLARIQKATVIDTETGFVRLGKAKQLAQQLKLNYTTVSDF; translated from the coding sequence ATGAAACCAAAATATACCTATCCTTTTACTGCCATCCCCGATCAGGAAGATTTAAAATTATGTTTGTTACTCAATCTGGTAGATCCAAGTATCGGAGGAGTGCTGGCAACAGGAGATAAAGGTACTGCCAAAACTACTATGGTAAGAGGGCTGAGTCAATTGATGGGAGAAGATTTCCCATTTGTTAACTTACCTATTGGCGCTACCGAAGATCGGGTATTAGGAAGCATTAACCTGGAGGCATTGATTAACCAGAAAACTACGATTGTAGATAAAGGGTTATTATCGCAGGCTCATCAAGGGTTTTTGTATATCGATGAGGTAAACCTTCTCAATGATTACCTAATGGATGTATTATTAGACGCTTCGGCAACAGGAGGGTATCACCTGGAGCGTGAAGGAATCTCGCAATGGATGAATAGCCGTTTTTGTCTTGTTGGTACAATGAACCCAGAAGAAGGAGCATTACGCCCACAGTTATTAGATCGGTTTGGATTAAGTGTTACCATCCAGACTCCTAAAGAAATGAAGACACGTACCAAAATTGCAATGCAACGTCTTAGTTTTGATAGTGATCCAATAGCATTTTATAATCGGTTTCAAGAAGAAGAACAGATAATTAAGAATCAGGTTATTTCTGCCAGACGTATACTTAATGCTATAGATATTCCAGAATCAATACAAGAACAATGTGCAGCATTAACTATTGCTAATCAGGTAGAAGGAATGCGTGCAGATATCTTACTTTTAAAAACGGCAAGAGCATATGCAGCATTTTATAATGAGAAACAGGTAACTGAAGCAATGGTAGATAGTATAGCACCTTTTGTATTACAACATCGTGCAAAAGAGTATACACCTCCAACAGATCAGAATAAAGAAAACCCATCTGATGCAGAGAATCATACACCTCAGGAAGAAAGTGCACCTCAAAACGGACAAAATAATAACACATTTCAGTTACCTAAAACTGTACAACAAGGATTGAAATTTTCAGCTTCAAAAGCGACCAAAAAACAGGAAATCCTTTTAGATACTCAACAGAAGTTATACTCGGTATCATATCCGGCAGAACGACAACAAGAAATATCTGTACTTCAATCTGTACAACAATACCTGAAGACGGGGAAATTTAGAGCAATATATAAACAAGCAACACAGAAAGCTGCAGCACGAATTATATTTTTGATAGATACCAGTGCGTCTATGGCACTAGATCAGCAAATGGCATACTTAAAAGGAATCATAGAGAAAACAATTATGTCGTATCCTCTGCAAAAAATCCAGTATGCTATAGTTGGTTTACAGGATACTACAGCAAAAATTATCCAGGAATTTACGGCTAATACCCAAGAAATTTCAAATATAAATCACCAATTAAAAACAGGAGGAAAAACGAACTTAGGAGCTGCTTTTTTAAAAGTATATGAGTTGCTGCGATCTGTAAATACGCAAACAGTACAACTGTTTGTCTTTACAGATGGAAAAATAAATGCGGGAGCAGAAAATCCATTTCAATATGCAATCACCGCGTATAAAAAATACTTGGCGAGGATTCAAAAAGCTACTGTTATTGATACCGAAACAGGGTTTGTAAGATTAGGTAAGGCCAAGCAATTAGCACAACAGCTAAAATTGAATTATACTACAGTTTCTGATTTCTAA
- a CDS encoding response regulator: MKKILAIDDQQLVLLSIEKHLSDTGYIIKCADNGQLGLDLFDSFKPDIVIVDINMDGMSGLDVIKNIRQEKKSDVNILVMSGNTNEDTIIDGFDLGIDDYMKKPLSLNEISARIARILGVKPTKKLENNSKGQMLQRHCVGVVIPCYNEEARILSTEFTDFAHSNLGYHLCFVNDGSTDNTLEVLKKLSEGREDNISVYNCVKNGGKGEAVRQGVLHLSKDSQLDYIGYLDADLSTDFKDFDDLVKTIESSKFKIVSGSRMSRMGANITKESARKIISKTINLIIRNILGMSFNDTQCGAKIMDREIVNEMFREKFITKWLFDVEIFMKMRKFYGKEKAISYICEQPLKRWVHADGSKLSMKDSVKIVGQLAQIAYYYNFKVKSKFK, encoded by the coding sequence ATGAAGAAAATTTTAGCAATAGATGACCAACAACTTGTTTTATTATCCATAGAAAAACACCTCTCTGACACAGGATACATTATCAAATGTGCAGATAATGGTCAATTAGGATTAGATCTTTTTGATAGTTTTAAACCAGATATTGTTATTGTAGATATTAATATGGATGGAATGTCTGGTCTTGATGTAATTAAAAATATTCGTCAAGAAAAAAAATCAGATGTTAATATTTTGGTGATGTCAGGTAATACAAATGAAGATACTATTATAGATGGTTTTGATCTGGGGATAGATGACTATATGAAAAAACCATTATCGCTTAATGAAATTTCGGCTCGTATTGCGAGAATTCTTGGTGTAAAACCTACAAAAAAGCTAGAAAACAACTCTAAAGGTCAAATGCTACAAAGACATTGCGTTGGGGTTGTAATCCCTTGTTACAATGAAGAGGCAAGAATTTTGAGTACAGAATTTACCGATTTCGCACACAGTAACTTAGGATATCATTTATGTTTTGTTAATGATGGAAGTACAGATAATACTCTAGAAGTATTAAAAAAACTATCTGAAGGGAGAGAAGATAACATTAGTGTATATAATTGTGTTAAAAATGGAGGAAAAGGAGAAGCTGTAAGACAAGGAGTTCTTCATCTTTCCAAAGACTCACAGTTAGATTATATAGGATATCTAGATGCTGATTTATCAACAGACTTTAAAGATTTTGATGATTTGGTTAAAACTATAGAATCTTCAAAATTTAAAATCGTAAGTGGCTCAAGAATGAGTAGAATGGGAGCAAATATCACCAAAGAGTCTGCACGAAAAATAATAAGCAAAACTATTAATTTGATTATTAGAAACATCTTAGGTATGTCTTTTAACGATACACAATGTGGTGCCAAAATAATGGATAGAGAAATAGTCAATGAAATGTTTAGAGAAAAATTTATTACAAAATGGTTATTTGATGTAGAAATTTTTATGAAGATGCGTAAGTTTTATGGGAAAGAAAAAGCCATTTCTTATATATGTGAGCAACCACTTAAACGATGGGTACATGCTGATGGTTCTAAGTTATCTATGAAAGATTCTGTGAAGATTGTAGGGCAACTTGCTCAAATCGCATATTACTATAATTTTAAAGTCAAATCAAAATTTAAGTAA
- a CDS encoding Hpt domain-containing protein produces the protein MEEPNLSEINKISNGDKAFEEKMLNVIRKEFPIEKEQYFSSLENKNLVKTAEYVHKLKHKVSIFGLEKSYEIATDYENNLKEESYDLKEDFEKILQMITEYISTL, from the coding sequence ATGGAAGAACCAAATTTATCAGAAATAAATAAGATATCTAATGGAGATAAAGCCTTTGAGGAAAAGATGTTAAATGTTATCAGAAAAGAATTTCCGATAGAAAAAGAACAATATTTCAGTAGTTTAGAAAATAAAAACCTTGTAAAAACTGCAGAATATGTGCATAAGTTAAAGCATAAGGTCAGTATTTTTGGACTTGAAAAAAGTTATGAAATAGCAACAGATTATGAAAACAATTTGAAAGAAGAAAGTTATGATCTAAAGGAGGATTTTGAAAAAATTTTACAAATGATAACAGAATACATAAGTACACTATAA
- a CDS encoding tRNA (cytidine(34)-2'-O)-methyltransferase, whose product MAYNIVLVEPEIPMNTGNIGRLSLASGSNLHLVKPFGFELSDSRLKRAGLDYWKHISVHMYDSIDEFYVVNKDKNMVYLSSHAEKDYCSIPYEDDLFFVFGKESTGLPKTITEKYPDQLYKIPIYSDKVRSLNLANAVSIVVYEGIRNIK is encoded by the coding sequence ATGGCATATAATATTGTACTTGTAGAACCAGAAATCCCTATGAATACGGGTAATATTGGTAGACTTAGTTTAGCATCGGGATCAAATCTACATTTGGTAAAACCATTTGGATTTGAATTAAGTGATTCGAGATTAAAAAGAGCTGGGTTGGATTATTGGAAACATATTTCGGTACATATGTATGATAGTATAGATGAATTTTATGTTGTTAATAAGGATAAGAATATGGTATACCTATCGAGCCATGCAGAAAAAGACTACTGTTCTATACCCTATGAAGATGATCTATTTTTTGTTTTTGGAAAAGAATCTACTGGTTTGCCAAAAACTATAACAGAAAAATATCCGGATCAACTCTATAAAATACCAATTTACAGTGATAAGGTAAGAAGTTTAAACTTAGCCAATGCTGTGAGTATTGTAGTCTATGAAGGGATAAGAAATATTAAATAG